In Mycobacterium sp. Aquia_216, a genomic segment contains:
- a CDS encoding LppX_LprAFG lipoprotein has product MKVSPRTVTAAAAAALALVLAVGGCSNSSTIGKSPGTTAPTSSSEAATLLKAATDAMSKVTGLHVSVAVQGEVPNLRVTKLDGDISNTPQTVATGTATLLVGKDPQEAKFVYVDGHLYSDLGQPGTYTDFGNGASIYNVSVLLDPNKGLANLLSKLQGGSVAGTEQVNGVATTKITGNSSADDVATLAGSKLTAESVTTVPTTVWIASDGSSHLVRLEVHPTNDTSVTLTMSDWGKTVTATKPV; this is encoded by the coding sequence ATGAAGGTCTCGCCTCGCACCGTTACCGCCGCCGCTGCCGCCGCACTCGCCCTCGTACTCGCCGTCGGTGGCTGCTCGAACAGCTCGACCATCGGCAAATCGCCCGGGACCACCGCCCCGACCTCCAGCAGCGAAGCGGCCACCCTGCTCAAGGCGGCCACCGACGCGATGAGCAAGGTCACCGGATTGCATGTGAGCGTGGCGGTGCAGGGCGAGGTGCCCAACCTCCGGGTGACCAAGCTCGACGGCGACATCTCCAACACCCCGCAGACGGTTGCCACCGGTACCGCGACACTACTGGTCGGCAAAGACCCCCAAGAGGCGAAGTTCGTCTACGTCGACGGCCATCTCTATTCCGACCTCGGGCAGCCAGGCACCTACACCGACTTCGGTAACGGCGCCTCGATCTACAACGTGTCGGTGCTCCTCGACCCGAACAAGGGGCTGGCCAACCTGTTGTCGAAACTGCAGGGCGGATCCGTGGCAGGCACCGAACAGGTCAACGGCGTCGCGACGACCAAGATCACCGGGAATTCCTCCGCCGACGACGTTGCCACGCTGGCCGGCTCCAAGCTGACCGCCGAGAGCGTGACCACGGTGCCCACCACGGTCTGGATCGCATCGGACGGCTCCTCGCACCTGGTGCGGCTTGAGGTCCATCCCACGAATGACACGTCGGTGACGCTGACGATGTCCGACTGGGGCAAGACCGTCACCGCCACCAAGCCCGTCTAG
- a CDS encoding DUF4189 domain-containing protein, with the protein MRMITRRRRCTVAVAGMATAAAISVALAPGAGAADHYGAIAYSSNGSWGRAWDYPTRPAAEATSVKNCAYPDCKVLTSFTDCGAVATNGRAFQGGVGPTLATAMKDALTKLGGGSIDTWACN; encoded by the coding sequence ATGAGGATGATTACTCGTCGCCGGCGGTGCACCGTGGCCGTCGCCGGCATGGCCACCGCCGCGGCGATCAGCGTCGCGCTGGCTCCAGGGGCCGGCGCCGCCGATCACTACGGGGCGATTGCGTACTCCAGCAACGGTTCCTGGGGCCGCGCCTGGGACTACCCGACCCGGCCGGCCGCGGAGGCCACTTCAGTCAAAAACTGCGCCTATCCGGACTGCAAGGTGCTCACCAGCTTCACCGATTGCGGCGCCGTCGCCACCAATGGCAGGGCATTTCAGGGAGGTGTCGGCCCCACCCTGGCCACCGCGATGAAGGACGCGCTGACCAAACTCGGCGGTGGCTCCATCGACACCTGGGCCTGCAACTAG
- a CDS encoding C39 family peptidase — protein MTIAKIAKTAAFAVVAGVLALGLAGPAEAASGTMYGDPAAAAKYWRYQQYDDCVLMSGADVIGQVTGREPSEQAIIKRAQSTPSVVHPGSIYTTPTNTKNPNSGMGTSFADIPTLLSLYKIDALITNKAHAAKDGIRGGLEGIEQQLGAGHKVIVSVNAELIWHQPVENKDDNGKPRGDHAVVVTGVDTANNMVHLNDSGTPHGRDEQIPLALFVQAWEASKELMVVTT, from the coding sequence ATGACCATCGCCAAGATCGCCAAGACCGCCGCCTTCGCAGTCGTCGCGGGTGTCCTCGCGCTGGGATTGGCCGGTCCGGCCGAGGCAGCGTCGGGCACGATGTACGGCGACCCCGCGGCCGCCGCCAAGTACTGGCGCTACCAGCAGTACGACGATTGCGTCCTGATGTCGGGCGCCGACGTGATCGGCCAGGTGACCGGTAGGGAGCCGTCGGAGCAAGCCATCATCAAGAGGGCGCAGTCGACGCCGAGCGTCGTGCACCCCGGCTCGATCTACACCACGCCGACCAACACCAAGAACCCGAATTCGGGTATGGGCACCAGCTTCGCGGATATCCCGACACTGCTGTCGCTGTACAAGATCGATGCCCTGATCACCAACAAGGCGCACGCCGCCAAGGACGGTATCCGTGGCGGCCTCGAGGGCATCGAGCAACAACTGGGCGCGGGCCACAAGGTCATCGTCAGCGTCAACGCCGAACTCATCTGGCACCAGCCCGTGGAGAACAAGGACGACAACGGAAAGCCGCGCGGCGACCACGCCGTGGTGGTGACCGGTGTCGACACCGCCAACAACATGGTGCATCTCAACGACAGCGGCACCCCGCACGGCCGCGACGAGCAGATCCCCCTGGCGCTCTTCGTTCAAGCATGGGAGGCCAGCAAGGAACTGATGGTCGTCACCACCTAG
- a CDS encoding BTAD domain-containing putative transcriptional regulator: MVDESLEFGLLGPLEMTVGGTVVPLGTPKQRAVLAMLLMNRNSPVGVERLITALWEDEPPSGARASIHSYVSNLRKLLSGAGIDPRGVLAAAPPGYRLAVVENNCDLGRFITEKTAGVHAAAVSRFEQASQHLSAALAQWRGPVLEDLRDFQFVDTFATSLVEEKILVHTAKAEAEIACGRGASVIVDLEALTAEHPYREPLWAQLITAYYLTDRQSDALAAYRRVKSTLADELGIDPGQTLRDLNERILRQEPLDAKKSARTTAVGTVTLLDQRTKVPAGKPAAYLHEASGRSYPLRATETRIGRLSDNDIILASANVSRHHAVIVDTGTSYVINDLRSSNGVHVQHQRIRSAATLKDGDHVRICDHEFTFEIPRGYNSEA; encoded by the coding sequence ATGGTAGACGAAAGTCTCGAATTCGGCCTGCTCGGGCCGTTGGAGATGACTGTTGGCGGCACCGTGGTGCCGTTGGGCACGCCCAAACAGCGGGCCGTGCTCGCCATGCTCTTGATGAACCGCAACAGCCCGGTCGGCGTCGAGAGGCTGATCACCGCGCTGTGGGAAGACGAGCCCCCGTCGGGCGCCCGCGCCAGCATCCACTCTTATGTGTCCAACCTGCGAAAGCTCCTGAGCGGCGCCGGCATCGACCCGCGTGGGGTGCTGGCCGCCGCGCCGCCGGGTTACCGGCTCGCCGTCGTCGAAAACAACTGTGATCTCGGACGGTTCATCACCGAGAAGACCGCGGGCGTGCATGCGGCCGCGGTGAGCCGATTCGAGCAGGCGAGCCAGCACCTGTCGGCGGCCTTGGCGCAGTGGCGGGGACCGGTACTCGAGGACCTGCGCGACTTTCAGTTCGTCGACACCTTCGCCACCTCGCTCGTGGAGGAGAAGATTCTGGTCCACACCGCGAAGGCCGAGGCCGAAATCGCTTGCGGACGTGGCGCCTCGGTGATCGTCGACCTCGAAGCCCTGACCGCGGAGCACCCCTACCGCGAGCCGCTGTGGGCCCAGTTGATCACGGCCTACTACCTGACCGACCGCCAATCCGACGCGCTGGCCGCCTATCGGCGGGTCAAGTCGACACTCGCCGACGAGCTGGGGATCGACCCCGGCCAGACGTTGCGTGACCTCAATGAACGGATTCTGCGCCAAGAGCCGCTGGACGCCAAGAAATCCGCCAGGACCACGGCAGTCGGCACCGTCACCCTGCTGGACCAGCGCACCAAAGTCCCGGCCGGGAAACCCGCCGCTTACCTGCACGAGGCGTCGGGCCGCAGTTACCCGCTGCGCGCGACCGAGACCCGGATCGGACGTCTCAGCGACAACGACATCATCCTGGCCAGTGCCAATGTGAGCCGCCATCACGCCGTCATCGTCGACACCGGCACCAGCTACGTCATCAACGACCTGCGTTCGTCCAATGGCGTGCATGTGCAACACCAACGCATTCGCTCCGCGGCCACCCTGAAGGACGGCGACCACGTCCGCATCTGCGACCATGAATTCACATTCGAGATCCCTCGCGGTTACAACAGCGAGGCATAG